A stretch of the Gossypium hirsutum isolate 1008001.06 chromosome D07, Gossypium_hirsutum_v2.1, whole genome shotgun sequence genome encodes the following:
- the LOC121219401 gene encoding asparagine--tRNA ligase, cytoplasmic 2 gives MESQQEPKVTIPPLIPLEYSNRVMLKTILECGDDQIGLFGKTVVVGGWVKSSKEVKREPVAAALKPPTAAEAFPPSPGRKELSCVEVVQSRIPFFKKIIRVFGVSSDSYPGVREKFEPVPKPPPPPPSKFFLQISDGSSISSLMVVIDSAVVPVSAGHVLPTGTCILAQGVLEKSSSHGKQTIELKVEKILHIGTVEPDTYPLSRKRLPLDSLRDYPHIRPRTTMVASITRICDTLDFAAHTFFHNHGFLHVQVPIITTIDSEGFSEKFQVTTSKKWGLGSGSDADVRHETVKAEQHIEARDKSKLGTGVKPEVKEDFFGRQSYLSVSGRLHLESYACALGNVYSFGPRFRAEKTGSIKQVAEMWVVEVEIAFSQLEDSMKCAEDCFKFLCKWILDHCPHDMKFVTKRIDKTIVHRLEYMMSISYERISYREAVDILRKVTDKTFETKLRWGVPLTAEHLSYLADDHYKRPVIIYDYPKAVKPFYVRLNDDGKTVAAFDMVVPKMGTVITGSQSEERLDMLSARMKEFDLSRDQYEWYQDLRKHGTVKHSGFRLGFDLMVLLMTGLTDVRDVVPFPRTHGKANN, from the exons ATGGAGTCTCAACAAGAACCCAAGGTTACAATCCCCCCTTTGATCCCTTTGGAGTACTCGAACCGGGTGATGTTGAAAACGATATTGGAATGTGGTGATGATCAGATAGGGTTGTTTGGTAAGACAGTGGTGGTTGGAGGATGGGTTAAATCTTCTAAGGAAGTTAAAAGGGAGCCCGTGGCGGCGGCATTGAAGCCACCGACGGCAGCTGAAGCCTTCCCTCCTTCTCCGGGCCGTAAAGAACTTAGTTGCGTCGAAGTGGTTCAATCTCGAATCccttttttcaagaaaattataaGAGTTTTCGGTGTTTCTTCTGACAGTTATCCAGGTGTTCGAGAAAAGTTCGAGCCAGTTCCTAAACCGCCGCCGCCACCGCCTTCGAAGTTCTTTCTACAAATTAGTGATGGCTCTTCCATTTCAAGTCTTATG GTTGTAATAGATTCAGCTGTAGTTCCAGTATCTGCAGGCCACGTTCTACCTACAGGAACATGTATATTAGCCCAAggtgttttagaaaaatcatcatCACATGGAAAACAAACAATCGAGCTTAAAGTCGAGAAAATTCTTCACATTGGAACAGTCGAACCGGATACATATCCGTTATCAAGAAAAAGATTACCCCTTGATTCTTTAAGGGATTATCCCCATATTCGTCCTAGGACGACTATG GTGGCATCTATAACACGAATCTGCGACACCCTTGATTTCGCGGCCCACACATTCTTCCATAACCATGGTTTTTTGCATGTACAAGTGCCAATAATCACAACAATAGACTCCGAAGGTTTCAGTGAAAAGTTTCAGGTTACAACAAGCAAGAAATGGGGGTTGGGGAGTGGTTCCGATGCCGATGTTCGGCATGAAACTGTTAAGGCTGAACAACATATTGAAGCAAGAGACAAATCCAAACTAGGAACTGGAGTGAAGCCTGAGGTCAAAGAAGATTTCTTCGGTCGCCAGAGCTATTTAAGTGTTTCAGGTCGGCTACATTTAGAGAGCTATGCATGTGCTCTTGGGAATGTTTACTCGTTTGGACCCAGATTTCGGGCTGAGAAAACAGGGTCAATCAAACAAGTGGCTGAAATGTGGGTTGTTGAGGTCGAAATAGCATTTTCACAACTAGAG GACTCAATGAAATGTGCAGAGGACTGCTTCAAATTTCTGTGCAAATGGATATTGGATCACTGTCCACACGACATGAAGTTTGTCACAAAAAGAATTGACAAGACTATTGTTCACCGTCTTGAATATATGATGTCAATTTCTTATGAAAGGATTTCTTATAGAGAGGCAGTAGATATCTTGAGAAAG GTGACAGATAAGACTTTCGAAACAAAACTTCGATGGGGAGTCCCTTTAACAGCTGAACATCTAAG CTACTTGGCTGATGATCACTATAAGAGACCTGTGATTATTTATGATTATCCAAAAGCAGTTAAGCCATTTTATGTACGCTTGAATGATGATGGAAAAACAGTGGCCGCTTTTGATATGGTTGTACCCAAG ATGGGAACAGTGATTACGGGTAGCCAAAGTGAAGAGCGGCTTGACATGCTAAGTGCAAG AATGAAGGAATTTGACTTGTCAAGAGATCAGTACGAATGGTACCAAGATCTTCGCAAGCATGGAACAGTCAAGCACTCTGGGTTTAGACTAGGGTTCGATCTTATGGTTCTTCTTATGACTGGCCTCACTGATGTCAGAGATGTAGTTCCTTTTCCCCGAACTCATGGCAAAGCCAACAACTAA
- the LOC107956611 gene encoding dCTP pyrophosphatase 1, translated as MADFAKERNWDQFHSPRNLLLAMVGEVGELSEIFQWKGEVPKGLPDWKEDEKVHLGEELSDVLLYLVRLSDICGIDLGKAALRKVELNAIKYRASKNYSTNDDSTAEMCG; from the exons ATGGCTGATTTTGCCAAAGAAAGGAACTGGGATCAGTTCCATAGCCCTAGAAACCTCCTTTTGGCCATG GTAGGTGAAGTAGGGGAACTCTCTGAGATATTTCAATGGAAAGGTGAGGTTCCTAAAGGGTTGCCCGATtggaaagaagatgaaaaagttCACCTCGGTGAAGAGCTTTCCGATGTGCTACTTTACCTCGTTAGGCTATCTGATATTTGTGGCATTGATTTGGGGAAAGCTGCTTTGCGTAAAGTTGAACTTAATGCTATCAAGTACCGGGCCTCGAAGAACTACAGCACCAACGACGACAGCACTGCGGAGATGTGTGGTTGA
- the LOC121203154 gene encoding 60S ribosomal protein L32-1, translating to MAVPLLSKKIVKKRVKKFKRPQSDRKISVKTNWRRPKGIDSRVRRKFKGCTLMPNIGYGSDKKTRHYLPNGFKKFVVHNVQELELLMMHNRTHCAEIAHDVSTKKRKEIVERAAQLDVVVTNKLARLCSQEDE from the exons ATGGCGGTCCCTTTGCTGTCGAAGAAGATTGTGAAGAAGCGTGTTAAGAAGTTCAAGAGGCCTCAAAGTGACCGCAAGATCTCCGTCAAG ACAAACTGGCGAAGGCCCAAGGGTATTGACTCTCGTGTTAGGAGGAAGTTCAAGGGATGCACTTTGATGCCCAACATCGGTTATGGCTCAGACAAGAAGACTCGGCACTATCTTCCCAACGGGTTTAAGAAATTCGTCGTGCACAATGTCCAAGAGCTAGAACTTCTCATGATGCACAACAG GACACACTGTGCTGAGATAGCACATGATGTTTCAACGAAGAAGAGGAAGGAAATTGTTGAGCGAGCGGCTCAGTTGGATGTTGTCGTTACCAACAAATTGGCTAGGTTGTGCAGCCAGGAGGACGAGTGA
- the LOC121219400 gene encoding uncharacterized protein isoform X2, giving the protein MMESMQSKVETWIKDQRAKILKVSWGPLRWRMRWQWPPWNTGGREHRQRLQQEYERRKRQLQELCRAVKVDSVSDLQDILCCMVLSECVYKKPASEMMRAVNKFKADFGGQVVSLERVQPSSDHVPHRYLLAEAGDTLFASFIGTKQYKDVMAGANILQGAIFNEDVDRIEVTEANQGERQKGNGENKSISLGSKPKQIKDRPEPAAHRGFLARAKGIPALELYRLAQKKKRKLVLCGHSLGGAVAALATLAILRVIAESSSSKESEKVHVKCITFSQPPVGNAALRDYVNRKGWQHYFKSYCIPEDLIPRILSPAYFHHYNAQSSLMSSGVESTSLSTSKNEQDSQKGKTEKLNENEGEQLVIGVGPVQGPFWRLSKLVPLEGVRRQFKKYRGKQVDPIEPSAADSTTAASIEDVVVGPQFLEIQEGTDGISLKPFADTDNGASDPGSGKLTGKNNGSEDNNRWRRVPSLPSYVPFGQLYLLGNSSVESLSGAEYSKLTSVRSVIVELKERFQSHSMYSYRSRFQRIYNLCMNDSASTFFGMEQVQQFPHLQQWLGLSVAGAVELGHIVESPIIRTATSIVPLGWNGIPGEKSTEQLKVDITGFRLHMCTLVHAQVNGKWCSTTVESFPSAPDYSAGSGEPPELQKIRVLVGAPLRRPPKHQTLADSLMTMFPSINSETVNLNKEHDMASSHQEKYVRPEGLSDFFIFCTSDFSTASKEVHVRTCRVQLLGLEGAGKTSLFNAILGKGKLTHITNTENLQVESDFQEGIAGGLCYCDSPGVNLQELAIEASRFKDELWRGIRDLSRKTDLIVLVHNLSHRIPRYNHPDSSEQYPALLPLLDQAKSLGIPWVLAITNKFSVSAHQQRAAINTVIQAYQASPSTTEVVNSCPYVMPGAASSSLPWGVMSENSDGRMGVQKFLSAPIDLVRRPFRRKDTVLPVEGVDSLCHVVHRVLWSHEEASLEYTGNMETGLTCYLWILKHFYSVLYGLVSSCFSYLSLHAHE; this is encoded by the exons ATGATGGAATCAATGCAGAGCAAAGTAGAGACGTGGATCAAGGACCAAAGAGCTAAGATCCTTAAAGTCTCGTGGGGACCGCTACGGTGGCGGATGAGGTGGCAGTGGCCACCGTGGAACACCGGTGGCAGAGAACACCGTCAGAGGCTCCAACAAGAGTACGAGAGACGGAAGCGACAGTTACAAGAGCTTTGCCGAGCTGTTAAAGTTGATTCCGTCTCCGATTTGCAGGACATTCTTTGTTGCATGGTGCTCTCTGAGTGTGTTTACAAG AAACCTGCTAGTGAGATGATGCGAGCTGTAAACAAATTTAAAGCTGATTTTGGAGGACAGGTTGTTTCTCTTGAACGTGTGCAACCTTCTTCAGATCATGTTCCGCACAG GTATCTGTTGGCAGAAGCTGGTGATACGCTATTTGCTTCCTTCATTGGAACCAAACAGTATAA AGATGTCATGGCTGGTGCAAACATACTGCAAGGTGCTATATTTAATGAGGATGTTGACCGGATTGAAGTAACCGAAGCCAACCAAGGTGAAAGACAAAAAGGAAATGGGGAAAACAAGTCCATTTCATTGGGGTCAAAACCTAAGCAGATTAAAGATAGGCCTGAACCTGCCGCCCACCGG GGTTTCTTAGCTCGTGCCAAAGGCATACCTGCTTTGGAGTTGTACAGGCTGGCTCAAAAAAAGAAGCGAAAACTTGTATTATGTGGACATTCACTTGGTGGAGCA GTAGCAGCATTGGCTACCCTTGCCATTTTGAGGGTCATTGCTGAATCATCTTCATCAAAAGAAAGTGAAAAGGTTCATGTCAAGTGTATCACATTTTCCCAGCCTCCAGTAGGAAATGCAGCCCTAAGAGA TTATGTTAATAGAAAAGGTTGGCAACACTATTTCAAGAGTTACTGCATTCCTGAAGATCTTATACCACGTATCCTTTCACCTGCTTATTTTCATCACTATAATGCACAAAGTTCACTTATGTCCTCTGGTGTGGAAAGTACCAGTTTGTCGACATCAAAGAATGAACAAGATTCACAGAAAGGAAAGACAGAAAAGCTAAATGAGAATGAAGGGGAGCAATTGGTTATAGGTGTAGGCCCTGTCCAGGGTCCCTTTTGGAGACTTTCAAAACTTGTTCCACTAGAAGGTGTTAGAAGACAATTTAAAAAATACAGAGGAAAGCAAGTTGATCCCATAGAACCATCTGCAGCTGACTCTACAACTGCTGCTTCAATTGAGGATGTAGTTGTTGGACCACAGTTTCTTGAAATTCAAGAGGGCACTGATGGCATATCTCTTAAACCATTTGCTGACACTGATAATGGTGCATCAGACCCAGGATCTGGCAAGTTAACAGGAAAAAACAATGGTAGTGAGGACAACAATAGATGGCGTAGGGTGCCTTCCTTACCTTCATATGTTCCATTTGGACAG CTCTATCTCTTGGGCAATTCATCAGTTGAATCACTCTCAGGTGCAGAGTACTCAAAGTTGACATCG GTCAGATCTGTGATTGTTGAATTAAAGGAGCGATTTCAATCTCATTCAATGTATTCATATAGGTCTCGATTTCAAAG AATTTATAACTTGTGCATGAATGATAGTGCTTCAACTTTCTTTGGAATGGAGCAAGTGCAACAGTTCCCACATCTGCAACAATGGCTTGGGTTGTCAGTTGCAGGTGCTGTAGAGCTTGGGCATATTGTTGAGTCTCCTATTATTCGTACGGCTACTTCCATTGTGCCTCTTGGTTGGAATGGTATTCCTGGCGAGAAGAGTACGGAACAATTGAAGGTTGATATTACTGGATTCAGGTTGCATATGTGCACTCTGGTTCATGCTCAAGTAAATGGCAAATG GTGTTCAACTACCGTGGAATCATTTCCTTCGGCACCAGACTACTCAGCTGGGAGTGGGGAACCACCCGAATTACAAAAAATAAGAGTCTTAGTAGGAGCTCCCTTGAGGCGACCTCCTAAGCATCAGACACTAGCTGATTCTTTGATGACCATGTTCCCTTCAATTAATTCAGAGACAGTTAATCTCAATAAAGAACATGATATGGCATCATCTCATCAAGAAAAATACGTAAGGCCAGAAGGTTTGAGTGACTTTTTCATTTTCTGTACTAGTGATTTTTCAACTGCGTCAAAGGAGGTTCATGTTAGAACTTGCAGGGTGCAACTTCTTGGTCTGGAG GGTGCTGGTAAAACCTCTCTTTTCAATGCAATATTGGGTAAAGGCAAATTGACTCATATTACCAATACTGAAAATCTACAAGTGGAATCTGATTTTCAAGAAGGTATTGCTGGTGGTTTATGCTATTGTGATTCACCTGGTGTAAACTTGCAG GAGCTGGCCATAGAAGCTTCTCGGTTCAAAGATGAACTATGGAGGGGAATCCGTGACCTTAGTAGAAAGACCGATTTAATTGTTCTTGTGCATAACCTATCCCATAGGATACCTCGATACAATCATCCAGATTCATCTGAGCAATATCCAGCCCTTTTGCCACTATTAGATCAGGCAAAATCACTTGGAATACCTTGGGTCCTTGCAATAACTAACAAATTTTCTGTTAGTGCACATCAACAGAGAGCTGCCATTAATACAGTTATTCAGGCATATCAAGCATCTCCAAGTACCACTGAAGTTGTCAATTCCTGTCCATACGTGATGCCTGGTGCTGCTAGTTCTTCATTGCCTTGGGGTGTAATGAGTGAAAATTCTGATGGGAGAATGGGTGTTCAGAAGTTTCTATCTGCTCCAATTGACCTTGTTCGCCGGCCTTTCCGAAGGAAAGATACTGTTTTGCCTGTGGAGGGGGTTGATTCCCTTTGCCATGTTGTCCACCGTGTTCTTTGGAGCCACGAAGAGGCTTCCCTGGAG TATACAGGAAATATGGAAACAGGACTCACTTGTTATTTGTGGATACTCAAGCATTTCTACAGTGTGCTATATGGTTTAGTTTCTTCTTGTTTTTCGTATTTAAGTTTACATGCTCATGAATAA
- the LOC121203038 gene encoding cytochrome b561 and DOMON domain-containing protein At3g25290 — translation MLRFKMSPSSAAAFLRFTFWTLLISPAVSLTCSTQKFNKNQVFSTCIDLPSLSSYLHFTYDSPIATLSVAFVATPPKSGGWIAWAINPKATGMVGSQALVAYKNSTTGVPVVRTYDISSYSSIVPKDLSFAVWDKTAESRSDGSLVIFAKIKVTADLAASGKINQVWQAGPGVGDGGMLVKHEFAAANLQSKGTLDLKNGDTSGSSRGDTTIKKKNIHGILNGVSWGILFPLGAMIARYIRAFESADPAWFYLHMLCQISGYAIGVAGWGTGLKLGSESLGIMYSGHRNIGIALFVLATVQIFALFLRPKKDHKYRFYWNIYHHGVGYAVLVLGILNVFKGFDILNPDRKWKLAYMIIIIALGAISFLLEAITWVVVLKRKSGKSNKPYDGYNNGQGGRQTLAT, via the exons ATGTTACGTTTTAAAATGTCTCCGTCGTCTGCCGCCGCTTTTCTTCGCTTCACTTTTTGGACACTGCTGATTTCGCCGGCGGTTTCCCTCACTTGCTCCACccaaaagttcaacaaaaacCAAGTTTTCTCCACCTGTATCGACCTTCCTTCTCTTTCCTCTTACCTTCACTTCACCTACGACTCTCCCATCGCCACCCTCTCTGTCGCCTTCGTCGCCACTCCTCCCAAGTCCGGCGGCTGGATTGCATGGGCCATTAACCCGAAAGCCACCGGCATGGTTGGTTCACAAGCCCTCGTAGCCTACAAAAACTCCACCACCGGCGTTCCCGTCGTCCGAACCTACGATATCAGCTCTTACTCTTCGATCGTACCGAAGGATTTGTCGTTCGCGGTTTGGGATAAGACGGCGGAAAGCAGAAGCGATGGGAGCTTGGTGATTTTCGCTAAAATCAAAGTTACGGCAGATTTAGCGGCGAGTGGAAAGATTAACCAAGTATGGCAAGCCGGTCCCGGCGTCGGAGACGGCGGCATGTTGGTAAAACATGAGTTCGCCGCCGCTAATTTGCAGTCTAAAGGAACACTCGACTTGAAAAATGGAGACACTAGTGGTAGCTCCAGAGGAGACACCACGATCAAGAAAAAAAAC ATTCATGGGATACTAAACGGCGTGAGTTGGGGAATTTTGTTTCCGCTTGGAGCAATGATTGCGAGGTATATAAGAGCATTTGAATCTGCAGATCCAGCTTGGTTTTATCTTCATATGTTGTGTCAGATATCGGGTTACGCCATTGGAGTTGCCGGCTGGGGAACCGGCCTGAAGCTCGGAAGTGAATCGCTGGGGATTATGTATTCTGGTCACCGGAATATCGGCATCGCCCTTTTCGTTTTAGCTACTGTGCAG ATTTTTGCCTTGTTTCTAAGGCCGAAGAAGGACCACAAGTACCGATTCTACTGGAACATTTACCACCACGGTGTCGGATACGCCGTACTCGTACTCGGCATCCTCAACGTGTTCAAGGGTTTCGATATCTTGAACCCCGACCGCAAATGGAAGTTGGCTTACATGATCATCATTATCGCCTTGGGCGCCATTTCCTTCTTGTTGGAAGCAATTACTTGGGTTGTAGTTTTGAAGAGAAAATCCGGAAAATCCAACAAACCTTACGATGGATACAACAACGGCCAAGGTGGACGACAGACTCTTGCCACGTGA
- the LOC121219400 gene encoding uncharacterized protein isoform X1, whose protein sequence is MMESMQSKVETWIKDQRAKILKVSWGPLRWRMRWQWPPWNTGGREHRQRLQQEYERRKRQLQELCRAVKVDSVSDLQDILCCMVLSECVYKKPASEMMRAVNKFKADFGGQVVSLERVQPSSDHVPHRYLLAEAGDTLFASFIGTKQYKDVMAGANILQGAIFNEDVDRIEVTEANQGERQKGNGENKSISLGSKPKQIKDRPEPAAHRGFLARAKGIPALELYRLAQKKKRKLVLCGHSLGGAVAALATLAILRVIAESSSSKESEKVHVKCITFSQPPVGNAALRDYVNRKGWQHYFKSYCIPEDLIPRILSPAYFHHYNAQSSLMSSGVESTSLSTSKNEQDSQKGKTEKLNENEGEQLVIGVGPVQGPFWRLSKLVPLEGVRRQFKKYRGKQVDPIEPSAADSTTAASIEDVVVGPQFLEIQEGTDGISLKPFADTDNGASDPGSGKLTGKNNGSEDNNRWRRVPSLPSYVPFGQLYLLGNSSVESLSGAEYSKLTSVRSVIVELKERFQSHSMYSYRSRFQRIYNLCMNDSASTFFGMEQVQQFPHLQQWLGLSVAGAVELGHIVESPIIRTATSIVPLGWNGIPGEKSTEQLKVDITGFRLHMCTLVHAQVNGKWCSTTVESFPSAPDYSAGSGEPPELQKIRVLVGAPLRRPPKHQTLADSLMTMFPSINSETVNLNKEHDMASSHQEKYVRPEGLSDFFIFCTSDFSTASKEVHVRTCRVQLLGLEGAGKTSLFNAILGKGKLTHITNTENLQVESDFQEGIAGGLCYCDSPGVNLQELAIEASRFKDELWRGIRDLSRKTDLIVLVHNLSHRIPRYNHPDSSEQYPALLPLLDQAKSLGIPWVLAITNKFSVSAHQQRAAINTVIQAYQASPSTTEVVNSCPYVMPGAASSSLPWGVMSENSDGRMGVQKFLSAPIDLVRRPFRRKDTVLPVEGVDSLCHVVHRVLWSHEEASLEELARDRLSLELAREHAMAIDKKDSQAKASALTSAAVGASFGAGVGVVLALVMGAASALRKP, encoded by the exons ATGATGGAATCAATGCAGAGCAAAGTAGAGACGTGGATCAAGGACCAAAGAGCTAAGATCCTTAAAGTCTCGTGGGGACCGCTACGGTGGCGGATGAGGTGGCAGTGGCCACCGTGGAACACCGGTGGCAGAGAACACCGTCAGAGGCTCCAACAAGAGTACGAGAGACGGAAGCGACAGTTACAAGAGCTTTGCCGAGCTGTTAAAGTTGATTCCGTCTCCGATTTGCAGGACATTCTTTGTTGCATGGTGCTCTCTGAGTGTGTTTACAAG AAACCTGCTAGTGAGATGATGCGAGCTGTAAACAAATTTAAAGCTGATTTTGGAGGACAGGTTGTTTCTCTTGAACGTGTGCAACCTTCTTCAGATCATGTTCCGCACAG GTATCTGTTGGCAGAAGCTGGTGATACGCTATTTGCTTCCTTCATTGGAACCAAACAGTATAA AGATGTCATGGCTGGTGCAAACATACTGCAAGGTGCTATATTTAATGAGGATGTTGACCGGATTGAAGTAACCGAAGCCAACCAAGGTGAAAGACAAAAAGGAAATGGGGAAAACAAGTCCATTTCATTGGGGTCAAAACCTAAGCAGATTAAAGATAGGCCTGAACCTGCCGCCCACCGG GGTTTCTTAGCTCGTGCCAAAGGCATACCTGCTTTGGAGTTGTACAGGCTGGCTCAAAAAAAGAAGCGAAAACTTGTATTATGTGGACATTCACTTGGTGGAGCA GTAGCAGCATTGGCTACCCTTGCCATTTTGAGGGTCATTGCTGAATCATCTTCATCAAAAGAAAGTGAAAAGGTTCATGTCAAGTGTATCACATTTTCCCAGCCTCCAGTAGGAAATGCAGCCCTAAGAGA TTATGTTAATAGAAAAGGTTGGCAACACTATTTCAAGAGTTACTGCATTCCTGAAGATCTTATACCACGTATCCTTTCACCTGCTTATTTTCATCACTATAATGCACAAAGTTCACTTATGTCCTCTGGTGTGGAAAGTACCAGTTTGTCGACATCAAAGAATGAACAAGATTCACAGAAAGGAAAGACAGAAAAGCTAAATGAGAATGAAGGGGAGCAATTGGTTATAGGTGTAGGCCCTGTCCAGGGTCCCTTTTGGAGACTTTCAAAACTTGTTCCACTAGAAGGTGTTAGAAGACAATTTAAAAAATACAGAGGAAAGCAAGTTGATCCCATAGAACCATCTGCAGCTGACTCTACAACTGCTGCTTCAATTGAGGATGTAGTTGTTGGACCACAGTTTCTTGAAATTCAAGAGGGCACTGATGGCATATCTCTTAAACCATTTGCTGACACTGATAATGGTGCATCAGACCCAGGATCTGGCAAGTTAACAGGAAAAAACAATGGTAGTGAGGACAACAATAGATGGCGTAGGGTGCCTTCCTTACCTTCATATGTTCCATTTGGACAG CTCTATCTCTTGGGCAATTCATCAGTTGAATCACTCTCAGGTGCAGAGTACTCAAAGTTGACATCG GTCAGATCTGTGATTGTTGAATTAAAGGAGCGATTTCAATCTCATTCAATGTATTCATATAGGTCTCGATTTCAAAG AATTTATAACTTGTGCATGAATGATAGTGCTTCAACTTTCTTTGGAATGGAGCAAGTGCAACAGTTCCCACATCTGCAACAATGGCTTGGGTTGTCAGTTGCAGGTGCTGTAGAGCTTGGGCATATTGTTGAGTCTCCTATTATTCGTACGGCTACTTCCATTGTGCCTCTTGGTTGGAATGGTATTCCTGGCGAGAAGAGTACGGAACAATTGAAGGTTGATATTACTGGATTCAGGTTGCATATGTGCACTCTGGTTCATGCTCAAGTAAATGGCAAATG GTGTTCAACTACCGTGGAATCATTTCCTTCGGCACCAGACTACTCAGCTGGGAGTGGGGAACCACCCGAATTACAAAAAATAAGAGTCTTAGTAGGAGCTCCCTTGAGGCGACCTCCTAAGCATCAGACACTAGCTGATTCTTTGATGACCATGTTCCCTTCAATTAATTCAGAGACAGTTAATCTCAATAAAGAACATGATATGGCATCATCTCATCAAGAAAAATACGTAAGGCCAGAAGGTTTGAGTGACTTTTTCATTTTCTGTACTAGTGATTTTTCAACTGCGTCAAAGGAGGTTCATGTTAGAACTTGCAGGGTGCAACTTCTTGGTCTGGAG GGTGCTGGTAAAACCTCTCTTTTCAATGCAATATTGGGTAAAGGCAAATTGACTCATATTACCAATACTGAAAATCTACAAGTGGAATCTGATTTTCAAGAAGGTATTGCTGGTGGTTTATGCTATTGTGATTCACCTGGTGTAAACTTGCAG GAGCTGGCCATAGAAGCTTCTCGGTTCAAAGATGAACTATGGAGGGGAATCCGTGACCTTAGTAGAAAGACCGATTTAATTGTTCTTGTGCATAACCTATCCCATAGGATACCTCGATACAATCATCCAGATTCATCTGAGCAATATCCAGCCCTTTTGCCACTATTAGATCAGGCAAAATCACTTGGAATACCTTGGGTCCTTGCAATAACTAACAAATTTTCTGTTAGTGCACATCAACAGAGAGCTGCCATTAATACAGTTATTCAGGCATATCAAGCATCTCCAAGTACCACTGAAGTTGTCAATTCCTGTCCATACGTGATGCCTGGTGCTGCTAGTTCTTCATTGCCTTGGGGTGTAATGAGTGAAAATTCTGATGGGAGAATGGGTGTTCAGAAGTTTCTATCTGCTCCAATTGACCTTGTTCGCCGGCCTTTCCGAAGGAAAGATACTGTTTTGCCTGTGGAGGGGGTTGATTCCCTTTGCCATGTTGTCCACCGTGTTCTTTGGAGCCACGAAGAGGCTTCCCTGGAG GAGCTTGCTAGAGATAGGCTTTCATTGGAGTTGGCACGAGAACATGCTATGGCAATAGATAAGAAAGATTCTCAAGCCAAGGCGTCAGCTTTGACATCTGCCGCTGTAGGTGCCTCATTCGGGGCTGGTGTGGGCGTCGTTTTGGCTCTTGTCATGGGTGCAGCATCCGCATTGAGGAAACCTTGA
- the LOC107953994 gene encoding 60S ribosomal protein L32-1 encodes MAVPLLSKKIVKKRVKKFKRPQSDRKISVKTNWRRPKGIDSRVRRKFKGCTLMPNIGYGSDKKTRHYLPNGFKKFVVHNVQELELLMMHNRTYCAEIAHDVSTKKRKEIVERAAQLDVVVTNKLARLRSQEDE; translated from the exons ATGGCTGTCCCTTTGCTGTCAAAGAAGATTGTGAAGAAGCGTGTTAAGAAGTTCAAGAGACCACAAAGTGACCGCAAGATCTCCGTCAAG ACAAACTGGCGAAGGCCCAAGGGTATTGACTCTCGTGTTAGGAGGAAGTTCAAGGGATGCACTTTGATGCCCAACATCGGTTATGGCTCAGACAAGAAGACTCGCCACTATCTTCCCAACGGGTTTAAGAAATTCGTCGTGCACAATGTCCAAGAGCTAGAACTTCTCATGATGCACAACAG GACATACTGTGCTGAGATAGCACATGATGTTTCGACGAAGAAGAGGAAGGAAATTGTTGAGCGAGCGGCTCAGTTGGATGTTGTCGTTACCAACAAATTGGCTAGGTTGCGCAGCCAGGAGGACGAGTGA